A part of Melittangium boletus DSM 14713 genomic DNA contains:
- a CDS encoding protein kinase domain-containing protein — MIDSGTLVLDDRFRVLKLLGAGGMGEVYLGEQVSLGRKVAIKVLHSDLMVHPSMIERFKREARLLSAVDHPAVVRVIDYGETGVGACLVMEYVEGDNLYDVLQTGALAPARALPLLYQLAEGLAAIHDRGIIHRDLKPENVLLTRGMRGEQARLLDFGIARLVEPDKGGNLSQVGLVVGTPEYLSPEQAVGAPVDPRSDVYSFGVLAYRVLSGQLPFRGPGPTQYVAQHASASPMPLIEAAPTLAGHAPLVALVMQLLRKDPEQRLPHANALVDALGALAASTAQTVSMPQALAAGGVAALPSISAFSVPAASPASGTVAFAAPAPAPAPAAPPAPSANPGTAAFGPAPVVEAPAPSVGRTPSQAPTRASPGRQVPEEAFSPSRASTHPSPVAMHAVAAPRAAPPQSPTSTGSSQVKPQNLTVMLTDLRGYTERTSQQTHEQNARMLETHDGLLLPIVRDYNGRLVQKRGDSLLAVFASPTQGVLCGMAMQDRLWRHNQQCAPDERLPVRICLHTGEVLVTRDAVLGEPVEVVKAVEQVAEAGEVVFTSSVNLARTRVEGDAEPCGGVPMPGTGEQLPLFRCRRAEEGPPFGGQDEVSMRLPLKDRLDQAMRPVWVARDAVLWAVREAAVRGGARARANPRRTLGLGLGLCVLLGLGTAEAVRRADPTYPARVLLDQGKPREALDSLPKTPPKEKTDPSVRQVRARALHALDEHDAEHAELAALDEEARGELEDTVLAGLAEDFGANEKNKGLRQILDSLPREPLKKRFEDLADEEPWTRQWGALRYLEAIQATDGLDLVALYSQALLSKNCAARSSAVGRLTSLADPKAVPALEALSQSPREKALNRGKNCGQDEARAALEVLAKPK, encoded by the coding sequence GTGATCGACTCCGGAACTCTCGTCCTCGATGACCGCTTCCGCGTCCTCAAGCTCCTCGGAGCCGGTGGCATGGGCGAGGTGTATCTCGGGGAGCAGGTGTCGCTCGGCCGCAAGGTCGCCATCAAGGTCCTGCATTCGGACCTGATGGTCCACCCGAGCATGATCGAGCGCTTCAAACGCGAGGCGCGCCTCCTGTCCGCCGTGGACCACCCCGCCGTGGTGCGCGTCATCGACTATGGCGAGACGGGCGTGGGGGCCTGTCTGGTGATGGAGTACGTGGAGGGGGACAACCTCTACGACGTGCTCCAGACGGGTGCCCTGGCTCCCGCGCGGGCGCTGCCCCTGCTCTACCAGCTCGCCGAGGGGCTCGCGGCCATCCACGACCGGGGCATCATCCACCGGGACCTCAAGCCCGAGAACGTGCTGCTCACCCGGGGCATGCGCGGCGAACAGGCCCGGCTCCTGGACTTCGGCATCGCCCGGCTGGTGGAGCCCGACAAGGGTGGCAACCTGAGCCAGGTGGGGCTCGTGGTGGGCACTCCGGAATACCTCTCGCCCGAGCAGGCGGTGGGGGCTCCGGTGGACCCGCGCAGCGACGTGTACTCCTTCGGGGTGCTCGCCTACCGCGTGCTCTCGGGCCAGCTGCCCTTCCGCGGCCCCGGCCCCACCCAGTACGTGGCCCAGCACGCCTCGGCCTCGCCCATGCCCCTCATCGAGGCCGCGCCCACGCTCGCCGGACATGCGCCGCTCGTCGCGCTGGTGATGCAGCTGCTGCGCAAGGATCCCGAGCAGCGGCTGCCCCACGCGAACGCCCTGGTGGACGCGCTCGGGGCCCTGGCCGCCTCCACGGCGCAGACGGTGTCGATGCCCCAGGCACTCGCCGCCGGAGGCGTGGCCGCCCTGCCCTCCATCTCCGCGTTCTCCGTCCCCGCCGCGTCTCCCGCCAGCGGCACGGTGGCCTTCGCCGCGCCCGCGCCCGCGCCCGCACCGGCGGCTCCGCCCGCACCGTCCGCCAACCCCGGAACGGCCGCCTTCGGGCCCGCCCCGGTGGTGGAAGCGCCCGCCCCGTCCGTGGGCCGCACCCCCTCGCAGGCCCCCACCCGGGCCTCGCCGGGACGGCAAGTGCCCGAGGAGGCCTTCTCCCCCTCCCGAGCGTCCACCCACCCCTCGCCCGTGGCCATGCACGCCGTCGCCGCGCCCAGGGCCGCGCCCCCACAGTCCCCCACGAGCACGGGCTCGTCCCAGGTCAAACCCCAGAACCTGACGGTGATGCTCACGGATCTGCGCGGCTACACCGAGCGCACCTCCCAGCAGACGCACGAGCAGAACGCGCGGATGCTGGAGACCCATGACGGGCTGCTGCTGCCGATCGTGCGCGACTACAACGGCCGGCTCGTGCAGAAGCGCGGGGACTCGCTCCTGGCCGTCTTCGCCTCGCCCACCCAGGGCGTGCTGTGCGGCATGGCCATGCAGGACCGGCTGTGGCGGCACAACCAGCAGTGCGCCCCGGACGAGCGGCTGCCCGTCCGCATCTGCCTGCACACCGGCGAGGTGCTCGTCACGCGCGACGCCGTGCTCGGCGAGCCCGTGGAGGTGGTGAAGGCGGTGGAGCAGGTGGCCGAGGCGGGCGAGGTCGTCTTCACCAGCTCGGTGAACCTGGCGCGCACGCGCGTGGAGGGAGACGCCGAGCCCTGTGGTGGCGTGCCCATGCCCGGCACGGGTGAACAGCTCCCCCTCTTCCGCTGCCGCCGGGCCGAGGAGGGTCCGCCCTTTGGAGGCCAGGACGAGGTGTCCATGCGGCTTCCGCTCAAGGACCGGTTGGATCAGGCGATGCGGCCGGTCTGGGTCGCGCGCGACGCCGTCCTGTGGGCGGTGCGCGAGGCCGCGGTGCGCGGAGGCGCCCGGGCCCGGGCCAACCCCCGCCGCACGTTGGGGCTGGGACTGGGGCTGTGCGTGCTGTTGGGCCTGGGCACGGCCGAGGCCGTGCGCCGCGCCGACCCCACCTACCCGGCGCGCGTGCTGCTCGACCAGGGCAAGCCCCGCGAAGCGCTCGACAGCCTTCCCAAGACGCCCCCGAAGGAGAAGACGGACCCGTCGGTACGGCAGGTGCGCGCGCGGGCGCTGCATGCCCTCGATGAGCACGACGCCGAACACGCGGAGCTGGCGGCGCTGGACGAGGAGGCCCGCGGAGAGCTGGAGGACACCGTCCTGGCCGGGCTCGCCGAGGACTTCGGGGCGAACGAGAAGAACAAGGGCCTGCGGCAGATCCTGGACTCCCTTCCTCGCGAGCCGCTGAAGAAGCGCTTCGAGGACCTGGCGGACGAGGAGCCCTGGACCCGGCAATGGGGCGCGCTGCGCTATCTGGAAGCGATCCAGGCCACGGATGGCCTCGATCTGGTGGCGCTGTACTCCCAGGCGCTCCTGTCGAAGAACTGCGCCGCGCGCTCCAGCGCGGTGGGGCGGCTCACCAGCCTGGCGGACCCCAAGGCGGTGCCCGCGTTGGAGGCGTTGAGCCAGTCTCCCCGGGAGAAGGCCTTGAACCGCGGCAAGAACTGCGGCCAGGACGAGGCGCGAGCCGCCCTCGAGGTGCTGGCGAAGCCGAAGTAG
- a CDS encoding methanobactin export MATE transporter MbnM, translated as MALRVARRWIGLMAMAWLTAGCEGEPPEPEVAAYDWRLPAGFPKPQVPQDNPMTEAKVQLGRRLFYDKRLSLNGTQSCASCHEQARAFTDGKTHGVGSTGQVHRRNAQGLANVAYATSLTWANPALTSLEAQALTPLFGDEPVELGFGDQPELLFERLRADPDLVARFAEAFPGEAEPVSLGTLVRALSCFERTLLSGNAPFDQYLYGGKKDALSAQAKRGMELFFSERLECNHCHSGFNFQDATMHEATAEPILPFHNTGLYNEDGHGAYPAVDPGAIELTGLPEDMGRFRAPSLRNVAVTAPYMHDGSIATLSEVLDHYAAGGRAHGLDSSRVSPVQSGFVRGFTLTPQEKEDLLVFFDALTDTDFLHDPRFSDPGSM; from the coding sequence ATGGCGCTTCGCGTGGCGAGACGGTGGATCGGGCTGATGGCGATGGCCTGGCTGACGGCGGGCTGTGAAGGCGAGCCTCCGGAGCCCGAGGTGGCGGCGTATGACTGGCGCCTGCCCGCGGGATTCCCGAAGCCCCAGGTGCCCCAGGACAACCCGATGACGGAGGCGAAGGTGCAGCTCGGCCGGCGCCTCTTCTATGACAAGCGGTTGTCATTGAATGGCACCCAGTCGTGTGCTTCCTGCCATGAGCAGGCGCGGGCCTTCACGGATGGCAAGACGCACGGGGTGGGCAGCACGGGACAAGTGCATCGCCGCAACGCCCAGGGCCTGGCCAACGTCGCCTATGCCACGAGCCTGACCTGGGCGAATCCAGCCCTCACTTCGCTGGAGGCGCAGGCCCTCACGCCCCTGTTCGGCGACGAGCCCGTGGAACTCGGGTTCGGAGATCAGCCGGAGCTCCTGTTCGAGCGGCTGCGCGCGGATCCGGACCTGGTGGCCCGTTTCGCCGAGGCCTTCCCCGGTGAGGCCGAGCCCGTGTCCCTGGGGACGCTCGTGCGCGCCCTGTCGTGCTTCGAGCGCACGCTCCTGTCGGGCAACGCGCCGTTCGATCAATACCTGTATGGCGGCAAGAAGGACGCGCTTAGCGCCCAGGCCAAGCGGGGCATGGAGCTCTTCTTCTCCGAGCGTCTGGAGTGCAATCACTGCCACTCGGGCTTCAACTTCCAGGACGCCACGATGCACGAGGCCACGGCGGAGCCCATCCTGCCCTTCCACAACACGGGCCTCTACAACGAGGACGGCCATGGGGCCTACCCCGCGGTGGACCCGGGCGCCATCGAGCTGACAGGACTGCCCGAGGACATGGGGCGCTTCCGCGCGCCGTCCCTGCGCAACGTGGCCGTCACCGCTCCCTACATGCACGATGGGAGCATCGCCACGCTCTCCGAGGTGCTGGACCACTACGCCGCGGGAGGGCGGGCCCATGGGCTCGACTCCAGCCGCGTCAGTCCCGTGCAGAGCGGCTTCGTGCGCGGCTTCACCCTGACGCCCCAGGAGAAGGAAGACCTGCTCGTCTTCTTCGACGCCCTGACGGACACGGACTTCCTGCACGATCCGCGTTTCTCGGATCCCGGGTCGATGTAG